The sequence CCTGAAGAGCCACGGAATCCGGGTCACCCGGCCGCTCGCCCACGAACTGATCGAGTCCATCTACTTCGACGACCCCAACGGCATCCAGCTGGAGATCACCCGTCCGCTGCGGCCCATGACGGAGATCGACGCCCGGGACGCCGAGCTGACGGTCCGGGCGCTCGCCGACGTCGCCGAGTCCCCGCGCCCGTCGGTGGAGGCGCTGTGGCGGCGCAAGGCGGAACTGATCCGCAAGGAGACGGAAGGAGCCGGCCGGTGAGTCTCGCCCTGTACGTGCTGGACGTGCCCGAGTTCCAGCCCGTGGCCCGCGCCGCCGAGGACGCCGGGCTGACCGCCCGGCGGGCCGGCGACTACCTCGAACTGAGCACCGACGCCGACGAGGCCGTGCTGCGCCGGGACGAGTCCGCGATCCGCACCGCGGTGTGGCACGCGGCCCTGACCGGCGGCCTCGACGGCCGCATCGTCCGCTTCACTTCCGGCATCCTCCACCTCGCCAAGGAGGCGGCATGAGCACGAGCACCGGTCCCACCCCTGCCACCCGGTCCTCGTCGTGGGCGGCGGACCGGCCGGCCTCAGCGCGGCCCTGGCGCTGCGCGCCGCCGGGCTGCCCGCGGTCGTCCTGGAACGCCGTACGGAGAGCACCGTACGGCCCGGCAGCCGCGCCGCCTATCTGCACGGCGCCTCGCTGCGCGAGCTGGAGCGGCTGAGCCCCGGTCTCGGACACGAGATAGCGGGCCGCGGCGTGATGTGGGCGACGAAACGCTCCTTCTGGGCCGGCAAGGAGGTCTACACCCGCACCTATCCGCCGGTCACCCGCGAGGGTCTGCCGCACTTCACCAGCCTGCCGCAGGTGATCACCGAGGACCTGATGGCGGCGGCCTGCCGCAAGCAGGGCGTGGAGTTCCACTGGGGAGTGGAGATCACCTCGGCGCTGAGCACTCCCGAGGGCGTCCTGCTCAAGGACTCCGCCGGCCGCGAGTGGCAGGCCGAATACGTGGTCGCGGCCGACGGCTCCCGTTCCGCGCTGCGCTCGGCGATCGGCAGTCCCCTGGAGGGACCGCGGTCCCGGAACACCTTCGTGGTCGTCGACCTCGACGACGACCCGGAGCACCATCCGCTGCCGATGGAGCGCGTCTTCCACTACCGCCATCCGAACGTCGGCGGCCGCAACGTCCTGACCGTGCCGTTCGCGGGCGGCTGGCGGGTCGACCTCAACCTGCTGGTGAACGACGACCCCGAGCGGTTCGTCTCGCCGGAGGGCCTGCGCCGCTGGATCCCGCGGATCCTGCCCGAGGCGTACGGCGACCGGGTCCGCTGGGTGTCGACGTACCGCTTCGCCCAGCAGGTCGCGGAGCGCTTCACCGACGCCCACCGCCGGGTCCTGCTGACCGGCGAGGCGGCCCATCTGTTCGCGCCGTTCGGCGCGCGGGGCATGAACTCCAGCGTCCCGGACGCCGTGCGGGCGGTGGAGGCGGTCACCGAGGCCCTGGAGAAGGAGGGCGACCGGGCCGCCGCCGGCGCGGCGATCGCGCGGTTCGCCCAGGAGCGCAAGGAGGCGGCCACCTACAACCGCGCCTGCGCCAGCGCCGCGCTGGAGCACATGCTGGCCCACCGTCCCTCCCTCTGGCTGCGCCAGCGCGCCGCCGCCGCGGTGGCCGAGGGCCGGCCGCAGGGCGGGCGAGTGGCTGGACTCCGCGCCGTACGGCCCGAAGCTGACGGCGCGGGGAGCGGGCCGCGGCTCGTACTGAGCGGCCGCCCCCGTCCCCTCCGACGGCGGCCCGTGCCCGGGCGGCGAATCCCCCGGGCCGGTCCCGCGGCACGGGCCGCCGCCGGAGGTTCCGCACCACCCGCCGCTCCGCGTTGGGAAAACGTCTCTGCACTCGGTCAGGGCGGGTCGACCGGCGTACCGGCCAGGATCATCCGTGCCACCGCCCGCACGGCGTCCACGACGGAGTCGCGCAGGGCGGGCGAGAAGGCCAGATAGACGGGGAAGGGCGAGGGGGCGGGGCCCAGGACACCGGGCGGGGTCGGGCGGATCCCGGGGTGCTTCTGGTGGGAGTTCTCGCACAGCGCCGTACAGGCGAGACCGGCCTGGACGGAGGCCCGCACGGTGTGCGGATCGCTGCACCAGGGGATGGCGTACCACGTGACGCCGTTGCGGTCGAGCGTCTCGGCGATGTGCAGGCTCAGCGCGGAACTGCCGCCGAGCTGGGCGATGGGCACCCCGCGGCCGGCCGTGGGCGGCGGGCTGCCGAACCAGTCCAGCCGCACCCGCCCCAGCATCTCCGCGCGGGCCGTCCTGGT comes from Streptomyces sp. SCL15-4 and encodes:
- a CDS encoding FAD-dependent monooxygenase; this translates as MGGGPAGLSAALALRAAGLPAVVLERRTESTVRPGSRAAYLHGASLRELERLSPGLGHEIAGRGVMWATKRSFWAGKEVYTRTYPPVTREGLPHFTSLPQVITEDLMAAACRKQGVEFHWGVEITSALSTPEGVLLKDSAGREWQAEYVVAADGSRSALRSAIGSPLEGPRSRNTFVVVDLDDDPEHHPLPMERVFHYRHPNVGGRNVLTVPFAGGWRVDLNLLVNDDPERFVSPEGLRRWIPRILPEAYGDRVRWVSTYRFAQQVAERFTDAHRRVLLTGEAAHLFAPFGARGMNSSVPDAVRAVEAVTEALEKEGDRAAAGAAIARFAQERKEAATYNRACASAALEHMLAHRPSLWLRQRAAAAVAEGRPQGGRVAGLRAVRPEADGAGSGPRLVLSGRPRPLRRRPVPGRRIPRAGPAARAAAGGSAPPAAPRWENVSALGQGGSTGVPARIIRATARTASTTESRRAGEKAR